In the Sulfitobacter pacificus genome, one interval contains:
- a CDS encoding NAD(P)/FAD-dependent oxidoreductase, with protein MSDIIVIGGGIAGLSAAARLSADAKVTVLEQETSTGYHASGRSAALYEENYGLPSTVALNTASKSYHYEANGGYLSPRGFLIVAQAGEKEAYEKDIATLGLDAVSIERACDFIPILNRDHLAFAGYHADALDIDTDRLMQDFTRMLKSNGGQVVTKAPVSAIKRSSDGWSVTAGGTEYTCATLVNAAGAWADPVAEMAGIAPLGILPHRRSMARIPAPAGHDVTQWPMFFGVGETWYAKPDAGALIVSPAEEDPVEPHDAWADDMVLAEGIARYEHMVTEPVTRLLASWAGLRSFSPDRALVLGPDPSDASFVWCAGQGGYGFQTAPAASQLLADLVMGRTPQLAPDLIAQLTPNRLRR; from the coding sequence ATGAGTGATATTATCGTAATCGGCGGCGGCATTGCCGGCCTGTCCGCAGCGGCACGTCTGTCGGCTGACGCCAAGGTGACCGTGCTGGAGCAAGAGACCAGCACCGGCTATCATGCCTCTGGCCGATCTGCGGCCCTCTATGAAGAAAACTACGGGCTGCCAAGCACCGTTGCGCTGAACACCGCAAGCAAATCCTACCACTACGAGGCCAATGGCGGCTACCTCAGCCCGCGCGGCTTTCTGATTGTGGCGCAGGCCGGCGAAAAAGAAGCCTATGAAAAGGACATAGCGACATTGGGACTGGATGCGGTTTCGATTGAGCGTGCCTGCGACTTCATCCCGATCCTGAACCGCGATCATCTGGCCTTTGCCGGATATCACGCTGATGCGCTGGACATCGATACGGACCGTTTGATGCAGGATTTCACCCGCATGCTGAAATCCAACGGCGGGCAGGTTGTAACCAAAGCGCCAGTATCGGCGATCAAACGCAGCAGCGATGGGTGGAGCGTGACGGCGGGCGGTACAGAGTATACCTGCGCCACGCTGGTTAACGCAGCGGGAGCATGGGCTGACCCGGTTGCTGAAATGGCAGGCATCGCACCTTTGGGCATCCTGCCACACCGCCGCTCCATGGCGCGCATCCCCGCCCCGGCCGGGCATGACGTCACACAATGGCCGATGTTCTTTGGCGTGGGCGAAACATGGTATGCCAAGCCTGACGCCGGTGCGCTGATTGTCTCTCCGGCAGAGGAAGATCCGGTTGAACCCCATGATGCCTGGGCTGATGATATGGTGCTCGCCGAAGGCATCGCGCGGTATGAACACATGGTGACGGAACCGGTCACGCGGTTGCTGGCCTCATGGGCAGGCTTGCGCAGTTTCTCGCCCGACCGCGCGCTGGTTCTGGGGCCTGATCCAAGTGATGCAAGTTTTGTCTGGTGCGCCGGTCAGGGCGGTTACGGGTTTCAGACCGCCCCGGCGGCCTCGCAACTGCTGGCTGATCTGGTGATGGGTCGCACGCCCCAACTTGCCCCAGATCTAATCGCCCAGCTTACCCCCAATCGGTTGCGCAGATGA
- a CDS encoding aldo/keto reductase: protein MKHTLTSPDGTPASRLAFGTMQFGGRADATQSRQMFDACIAAGITHFDTAHVYTDGASETLLGSFIQERRDRLIIATKAAYTGGASRDNILASAETSRQRLQLDTLDVLYLHRFDPDTDLSESFAAFADLKARGHIRHIGLSNFAAWQVVKAAHIAAGFDLGIAVIQPMYNLVKRQAEVEILPMADDLGILVAPYSPLGGGLLTGKYTAGGAGRLTEDDRYAARYGQDVMHKAAQGLKAMATARDLHPATLAVAWAAHHPTGPSPIISARDVEQLQPSLDALTFDMPAGLYAEISALSPTPPPATDRLEEQS from the coding sequence ATGAAACACACGCTCACCTCGCCTGATGGCACCCCCGCCAGCCGCCTTGCCTTTGGCACCATGCAATTTGGTGGCCGCGCGGATGCAACCCAATCGCGGCAGATGTTTGATGCCTGTATTGCGGCGGGCATCACCCATTTCGACACCGCACATGTCTATACGGATGGGGCGTCAGAAACGCTGCTTGGCAGCTTCATTCAGGAGCGGCGCGACAGGCTGATCATCGCAACCAAGGCAGCCTATACCGGGGGTGCCAGCCGCGACAATATCCTCGCCTCTGCGGAAACATCACGCCAGCGTTTACAGCTTGATACGCTGGACGTTCTCTATCTGCACCGTTTCGACCCTGACACCGACCTAAGCGAAAGCTTTGCCGCCTTCGCCGACCTCAAGGCGCGCGGCCATATCCGCCATATAGGCCTGTCCAACTTCGCTGCATGGCAGGTGGTCAAAGCCGCACATATCGCTGCGGGTTTTGACCTTGGCATCGCGGTGATCCAGCCGATGTATAACCTCGTCAAACGGCAGGCCGAAGTTGAGATCCTGCCGATGGCGGATGACCTTGGCATTCTTGTCGCACCCTATTCGCCACTGGGCGGCGGGTTGCTTACCGGGAAATATACAGCAGGCGGGGCGGGGCGTCTGACCGAAGATGACCGATATGCCGCACGCTATGGGCAGGATGTGATGCACAAGGCGGCGCAGGGTCTGAAAGCAATGGCAACCGCCCGCGACCTGCATCCCGCCACGCTGGCCGTGGCATGGGCCGCGCATCACCCCACTGGCCCCAGCCCGATCATATCAGCCCGCGACGTTGAACAATTGCAACCTTCGCTGGATGCCTTGACCTTTGACATGCCCGCCGGGCTTTACGCTGAAATCTCAGCCCTCTCGCCCACACCTCCCCCCGCGACCGACCGACTGGAAGAACAATCATGA
- a CDS encoding glutathione S-transferase family protein: MIRLHHLNRSRSHRIFWLLEEIGERYEIIAYERDAITNLAPAELLKVHPLGKSPMIELDGRLITESGAIVEILCQKYAPQMIPQAGSDAYFSHLEMMHFAEGSAMTPILLNLYVSRLKEAGAPLHPRINAELDSHFRYMAGLLRPSGHFVMDELSAADIMLSFPAEVALRLGRGNDFPALAGFVDGIQNRPAYKRAMEKGNS, from the coding sequence ATGATCCGCCTGCACCACCTCAACCGTTCCCGTTCGCATCGCATCTTCTGGTTGCTTGAAGAAATCGGGGAGCGTTATGAAATCATCGCCTACGAACGTGACGCCATCACAAATCTTGCCCCCGCGGAATTGCTCAAGGTGCATCCGCTGGGCAAGTCGCCCATGATCGAACTGGACGGAAGGTTGATCACCGAAAGTGGGGCGATTGTTGAAATCCTGTGCCAGAAATACGCCCCGCAGATGATCCCGCAGGCCGGAAGTGACGCCTATTTCAGCCATCTGGAAATGATGCATTTTGCCGAAGGCTCCGCCATGACGCCGATCCTGCTGAACCTCTACGTCAGTCGCCTGAAAGAGGCGGGTGCCCCGTTGCATCCTAGGATCAACGCAGAACTGGACAGCCATTTCCGCTATATGGCAGGGCTGTTGCGCCCCTCAGGGCATTTTGTGATGGATGAACTCTCTGCCGCTGACATCATGCTCAGCTTTCCGGCAGAGGTTGCCCTGCGGTTGGGGCGTGGGAATGATTTTCCTGCATTGGCTGGATTTGTCGACGGCATTCAGAACCGCCCCGCCTATAAACGCGCCATGGAAAAGGGCAATTCCTGA
- a CDS encoding peptidoglycan-binding domain-containing protein → MAEKLSGSVGKGGKNNAADVTIVQKLLNPFAGEVGFAKLKTDGANTKKLEAAISEFQTCICKFRADGRVDPGKNTIKKLNAGVAKAKSEKKAEEKKEEKVKEEQRQKMKTTVKKQMEAQAKAQKVPPSMWESLWGDIEKKADSFYDTYLASAEKKGDAPSKAAPKISDMCTKEMMNDVKKELKKIEPEEVVYPGRVEGKVSGVNKKIIDILTEVSSHYEGTTIKVVSGLRNKAGQASAMYNGWAKHLNKYGKNGDIYWFVRQSKYQDLWKELDDFHAAKNKAGFVKCMKDKAPWGSVSRHMTGQAVDISTSTDKKIIKALGMCMRYLAETDGNSEGIKCHHFDDKTGLVWPIPDSVRKKFP, encoded by the coding sequence ATGGCAGAAAAGCTTAGTGGTTCCGTAGGTAAAGGCGGAAAAAACAACGCAGCAGATGTGACAATTGTGCAGAAGCTTCTTAACCCGTTCGCGGGAGAAGTGGGTTTTGCGAAACTCAAGACGGATGGTGCAAATACCAAGAAACTGGAAGCGGCGATCAGTGAGTTTCAGACCTGTATCTGTAAATTCCGTGCGGATGGTCGGGTTGATCCGGGTAAGAACACCATCAAGAAACTGAACGCCGGTGTCGCCAAGGCGAAGTCGGAAAAGAAAGCCGAGGAAAAGAAGGAAGAGAAGGTCAAGGAAGAGCAGCGGCAGAAGATGAAGACCACGGTGAAGAAACAAATGGAGGCACAGGCCAAGGCCCAGAAGGTGCCGCCGTCCATGTGGGAAAGCCTGTGGGGTGACATCGAGAAGAAGGCCGATAGCTTCTATGACACCTACCTCGCCTCGGCGGAAAAGAAAGGCGATGCCCCAAGCAAGGCCGCGCCGAAGATTTCCGACATGTGCACCAAGGAGATGATGAACGACGTCAAGAAAGAGCTGAAAAAGATCGAACCGGAGGAGGTTGTCTACCCGGGACGTGTCGAAGGCAAGGTTTCGGGCGTCAACAAAAAGATCATCGATATCCTGACAGAAGTCTCGTCACATTACGAGGGCACGACCATCAAGGTTGTGTCCGGCCTGCGCAACAAGGCGGGGCAGGCCAGTGCGATGTACAATGGCTGGGCCAAGCATCTGAACAAATACGGCAAGAACGGCGATATTTATTGGTTTGTGCGCCAGTCGAAATATCAGGATCTGTGGAAGGAACTGGATGATTTTCACGCGGCCAAGAACAAGGCGGGATTTGTCAAATGTATGAAGGACAAGGCACCATGGGGTTCTGTCTCGCGTCATATGACTGGTCAGGCGGTGGATATTTCGACCTCGACAGACAAGAAGATCATTAAAGCTCTTGGTATGTGCATGCGCTATCTGGCCGAGACAGACGGCAATTCTGAAGGCATCAAATGCCATCACTTTGATGACAAAACCGGATTGGTCTGGCCGATCCCGGATAGCGTACGCAAGAAGTTTCCCTAA
- a CDS encoding BMP family ABC transporter substrate-binding protein, with amino-acid sequence MKLTTLLTGAAMALGLATTAMAEDKTKVGFVYVGPIGDGGWTHEHDKGRLAVEAEFGDKVETVYVESVAEGPDSERVMTQMALDGADLIFTTSFGYMDPTINVAKKFPNVKFEHATGYKQAENVATYSARFYEGRAIQGHIAGSMTKSNIIGYIGSYPIPEVIRGINSAFIHARKVNPDVQFKIVWAYTWFDPAKEADAAKVLIEQGADVVLQHTDSTAPQAAAQEAGNVITFGQASDMAQYAPMPRVSSIIDDWAPYYIARTKAVMDGTWTSGNTWDGIGAGMVGIGEISDAVPADVKEQALALKASLADGSYHAFTGPLNKQDGTPFLAEGETADDGTLAGMNFYVEGIEGDIPQ; translated from the coding sequence ATGAAACTCACCACACTTTTGACAGGTGCCGCGATGGCACTGGGTCTGGCCACGACCGCAATGGCCGAAGATAAAACCAAAGTTGGCTTTGTCTATGTCGGGCCTATCGGCGACGGCGGCTGGACACATGAACATGACAAGGGCCGTCTGGCCGTTGAAGCGGAATTCGGCGATAAGGTTGAAACCGTTTACGTTGAATCCGTGGCCGAAGGCCCCGATTCAGAGCGGGTGATGACGCAGATGGCGTTGGACGGTGCCGACCTGATCTTCACCACATCCTTTGGCTACATGGACCCGACCATCAACGTGGCCAAGAAATTCCCGAATGTGAAATTCGAACATGCAACTGGCTATAAGCAGGCCGAGAACGTCGCAACCTATTCCGCCCGTTTCTACGAAGGCCGGGCCATTCAGGGCCACATCGCCGGCTCCATGACCAAGAGCAACATCATCGGTTATATCGGGTCCTATCCGATCCCCGAAGTGATCCGTGGCATCAACTCGGCCTTTATCCATGCCCGCAAAGTGAACCCTGATGTGCAGTTCAAAATCGTTTGGGCCTATACATGGTTTGACCCCGCGAAAGAAGCCGACGCCGCCAAGGTTCTGATCGAACAGGGCGCGGATGTTGTGTTGCAGCACACCGATTCCACTGCACCGCAGGCCGCCGCACAGGAAGCGGGCAATGTGATCACCTTTGGTCAGGCCTCTGACATGGCGCAATACGCGCCGATGCCGCGCGTGTCTTCAATCATCGACGATTGGGCCCCTTACTACATCGCCCGTACCAAGGCGGTGATGGACGGCACATGGACCTCCGGCAACACATGGGACGGCATTGGTGCCGGCATGGTTGGCATTGGCGAGATTTCCGACGCGGTGCCTGCCGACGTGAAAGAGCAGGCGCTCGCGTTGAAAGCGTCACTGGCCGACGGTTCCTACCACGCCTTCACCGGCCCGTTGAACAAGCAGGACGGCACGCCATTTCTGGCAGAAGGCGAAACAGCGGATGACGGCACACTGGCAGGCATGAACTTTTATGTTGAGGGTATCGAAGGCGATATCCCACAGTAA
- a CDS encoding ABC transporter permease — MDLSAINPLLFVAGFLVAATPLIFAAIGELVVEKSGTLNLGVEGMMIIGAICGFATAVETGSPLLGFAAAAVGGALLSLLFAFLTQITLANQVASGLALTLFGLGLSALLGQSYVGIKPPRLNDINFGPLADIPVIGPILFTHDIILYLGIALVAATWAVLKYTRAGLILRAVGESHDAAHALGYKVVRIRTLAILFGGACAGIGGAYISLIRVPQWTEGMTAGVGWIALALVVFASWKPWRLLLGAYLFGGITQLQLNLQGAGVAIPVEYLAMSPYVITIIVLVILSRDKSAAPACLGRTFHASS; from the coding sequence ATGGACCTGTCCGCAATCAATCCTTTGCTCTTTGTTGCCGGTTTCCTTGTCGCGGCGACGCCCCTGATCTTTGCCGCCATTGGCGAGCTGGTGGTCGAAAAATCCGGCACGCTGAACCTTGGCGTTGAGGGCATGATGATCATCGGGGCAATCTGTGGTTTCGCCACCGCCGTGGAAACCGGATCCCCCCTGCTGGGCTTTGCTGCCGCAGCTGTCGGGGGCGCATTGCTCAGCCTGCTGTTTGCCTTTCTCACTCAGATTACGCTGGCGAACCAAGTGGCCTCCGGCCTTGCGCTGACGCTGTTTGGTCTGGGGCTCTCGGCGCTGTTGGGGCAATCCTATGTGGGCATCAAGCCGCCACGGCTGAATGACATCAACTTTGGCCCGCTTGCCGATATACCTGTGATCGGACCAATCCTGTTTACCCATGATATCATCCTTTATCTGGGTATCGCCCTTGTCGCGGCAACATGGGCGGTGTTGAAATACACCCGCGCGGGGCTGATCCTGCGGGCGGTGGGGGAAAGCCATGATGCGGCCCATGCGCTTGGCTATAAGGTGGTGCGCATCCGCACATTGGCGATCCTGTTTGGCGGGGCCTGTGCGGGCATCGGCGGGGCTTACATCAGCCTGATCCGGGTGCCGCAATGGACCGAAGGGATGACCGCCGGTGTTGGCTGGATTGCCCTTGCGCTGGTGGTCTTTGCCAGCTGGAAACCCTGGCGTTTGTTGCTGGGAGCCTATCTTTTTGGCGGCATCACGCAATTGCAGCTGAATCTACAGGGCGCAGGCGTTGCCATTCCGGTAGAGTATCTGGCAATGTCGCCCTATGTCATCACGATCATCGTTCTGGTGATCCTGTCACGTGACAAGTCGGCCGCTCCGGCCTGTCTTGGCCGTACTTTCCATGCCTCATCCTAG
- a CDS encoding ABC transporter permease yields the protein MIRLEKRPQASRAFSLATPVLAVVATMFFGGLLFMALGKEPLLAIKTIFWEPLFGEFSFYYRPQLLIKGAPLVLIAIGLSLGFKAGIWNIGAEGQYIMGALFGAGVGLAFYPVEGWYIFPLMVLAGALGGWLWAMIPAILKVRFGTNEILVSLMLVYVAEQFLASMSLGLLKNPEGFGFPGSRNLQQYESAFNADLIEGSGMHWGVVAAMIAVIFAYVLLTKHRLGFAIRVTGEAPRAAKFSGVNPTRLVLFCLGTSGLLAGLAGMFEVSGPAGQVTIDFNVGYGFTAIIVAFLGRLHPIGILLAGLLMALTYIGGDIAQSQLGLPAAAIQVFQGMLLFFLLALDMFTNYRLRFGRTEVA from the coding sequence GTGATCCGGTTGGAAAAGCGCCCGCAGGCCAGCCGCGCCTTTTCGCTTGCAACACCGGTTCTGGCAGTTGTGGCAACGATGTTTTTTGGCGGGCTGTTGTTCATGGCCTTGGGCAAGGAACCCTTGCTGGCCATCAAAACGATTTTCTGGGAGCCGCTGTTTGGTGAGTTTTCATTTTACTACCGTCCTCAGTTGCTGATCAAAGGCGCTCCTTTGGTGTTGATTGCAATTGGTCTTTCGCTGGGTTTCAAGGCGGGGATCTGGAACATCGGGGCGGAAGGACAATACATCATGGGGGCCCTGTTTGGTGCCGGTGTAGGGCTTGCCTTTTATCCGGTTGAAGGGTGGTACATTTTTCCTCTGATGGTTCTGGCAGGCGCATTGGGCGGTTGGCTCTGGGCGATGATCCCGGCGATTTTGAAGGTCCGGTTTGGCACCAATGAAATTCTGGTCTCGCTTATGCTGGTCTATGTGGCAGAGCAGTTTCTGGCCTCCATGTCATTGGGGTTATTGAAAAACCCCGAAGGCTTCGGGTTTCCGGGGTCGCGCAATTTGCAGCAATATGAAAGCGCGTTTAATGCGGATCTGATCGAAGGATCGGGCATGCATTGGGGTGTCGTCGCGGCGATGATTGCGGTGATATTTGCCTATGTGTTATTGACCAAACACCGGCTGGGCTTTGCCATTCGGGTGACGGGCGAGGCCCCGCGCGCCGCGAAATTCTCGGGTGTAAATCCAACGCGGCTGGTGTTGTTCTGTCTGGGCACCTCGGGGCTGTTGGCTGGTTTGGCGGGGATGTTTGAGGTCTCCGGCCCTGCCGGTCAGGTGACGATTGATTTCAACGTGGGCTATGGGTTCACCGCGATTATCGTGGCCTTTCTGGGCCGTTTGCATCCTATTGGCATTCTGCTGGCGGGGCTGTTGATGGCGCTGACCTATATCGGTGGTGACATCGCACAAAGCCAGCTGGGCCTGCCCGCCGCCGCCATTCAGGTGTTTCAGGGGATGCTTTTGTTTTTCCTTCTGGCACTGGATATGTTCACAAATTACCGGCTGCGCTTTGGCCGGACGGAGGTGGCGTGA
- a CDS encoding ABC transporter ATP-binding protein, translating into MTDTPLLDLSGLTKAYPGVVANDDVSLTIAPGEVHALLGENGAGKSTLVKMIYGLVKPDAGTMQMFGTPFAPSEPRAARASGVGMVFQHFSLFDALTVAENIALGMENAPKMGALSQQIRDVSDTYGLPLAPDRVVGDLSAGERQRVEIIRCLLQEPKLLIMDEPTSVLTPQEVEILFKTLRKLSAEGTAILYISHKLEEIRSLCDSATILRLGKVVGHCTPAETSARDMAEMMVGKLLQTPMRAGKTPGEVVLTLNKLSAKSPSAFGMPLRDISIEVRRGEVLGIGGVAGNGQDELLAALSGEMLTTPGMIQFDGKEVGLLGPTPRRAMGILSAPEERLGHAAAPDMSLTENAMLTAAAREELDSGGMLNWGKARAFAEKIIETFDVRTPGPANAARSLSGGNLQKFVIGREVLQRPDLLVVNQPTWGVDASAAAAIRQALLDLAEHGTALIVISQDLDELMEISDRFAALNEGRLSEPRPAQGLSVEEIGLMMGGAHGMEVAHV; encoded by the coding sequence ATGACCGATACACCGCTTCTTGACCTTTCCGGCCTGACCAAAGCCTATCCCGGTGTGGTTGCAAATGACGATGTGTCGCTGACCATCGCACCGGGCGAAGTCCACGCGCTGCTTGGTGAAAACGGCGCGGGCAAATCGACATTGGTCAAGATGATTTACGGGCTGGTGAAACCCGATGCCGGCACAATGCAGATGTTCGGCACCCCCTTTGCCCCCAGCGAACCCCGCGCGGCGCGGGCCTCTGGTGTGGGGATGGTGTTTCAACATTTCTCTTTGTTCGATGCTTTGACGGTAGCCGAAAATATCGCTTTGGGGATGGAAAATGCCCCCAAGATGGGCGCGCTTAGCCAGCAGATCCGCGATGTATCCGATACCTATGGCCTGCCCTTGGCCCCTGATCGTGTGGTCGGTGATCTGTCTGCCGGTGAACGCCAGCGGGTCGAGATCATCCGCTGTCTGTTGCAGGAACCCAAGCTGTTGATCATGGATGAACCCACTTCGGTTCTGACCCCGCAAGAGGTTGAAATCCTGTTCAAAACCCTGCGCAAGCTCAGCGCGGAAGGCACCGCGATCCTCTATATCTCGCACAAGCTGGAGGAAATCCGATCGCTGTGTGACAGCGCCACCATCTTGCGACTGGGCAAGGTGGTGGGCCATTGCACGCCTGCCGAAACCTCTGCCCGTGACATGGCGGAAATGATGGTGGGTAAATTACTGCAAACACCGATGCGGGCGGGGAAAACCCCCGGCGAGGTGGTGTTGACCCTCAACAAGCTCTCCGCCAAATCACCCAGCGCCTTTGGCATGCCTCTGCGCGATATTTCAATCGAGGTGCGCCGCGGTGAGGTGCTGGGCATTGGCGGTGTGGCTGGTAACGGACAGGATGAATTGCTGGCCGCCCTATCGGGCGAGATGCTGACCACACCCGGCATGATCCAGTTTGACGGCAAAGAGGTTGGCCTGCTGGGGCCAACGCCCCGCCGCGCAATGGGCATCCTTAGCGCCCCCGAAGAGCGGCTGGGCCATGCCGCCGCCCCCGATATGTCGCTGACCGAAAATGCGATGCTGACCGCCGCCGCACGCGAAGAGCTGGACAGCGGCGGGATGCTGAACTGGGGCAAGGCGCGGGCCTTTGCCGAAAAGATTATCGAAACCTTTGATGTGCGTACCCCCGGTCCCGCAAATGCGGCGCGTTCGCTGTCGGGTGGGAACTTGCAGAAGTTTGTGATTGGCCGCGAGGTTTTGCAACGGCCCGACCTCTTGGTGGTCAACCAGCCGACATGGGGTGTTGATGCCTCTGCCGCAGCAGCGATCCGGCAGGCGCTGCTGGATCTGGCGGAACATGGCACCGCGTTGATTGTGATCTCGCAGGATCTGGATGAATTGATGGAGATATCGGACCGGTTTGCCGCCCTGAACGAGGGGCGGCTGTCAGAGCCGCGCCCGGCACAGGGGCTGAGCGTGGAAGAGATTGGATTGATGATGGGTGGGGCGCACGGCATGGAGGTTGCACATGTTTGA
- the xdhC gene encoding xanthine dehydrogenase accessory protein XdhC → MTALWVEITATRGSVPRDTGTAMQVTAQGISGTIGGGTLEHQAIATARKMLGKGQTRHSETLPLGPNLGQCCGGVVTLQYTDEPRQTDQILPVAWPSVAMPDEPQKLWLWGAGHVGRAVVRAAPPRAFDIQWIDSGAGRFPRQIPQHVTPLPTSDMPRLAAHAPQDAHHLIFTYAHDIDLALCAALLKRGTASIGLIGSATKWARFRKRLIATGLDPAPVTCPIGDKALGKSPDQIAKGVIKALLVSTQPKALT, encoded by the coding sequence ATGACAGCACTTTGGGTTGAAATCACCGCCACCCGCGGTTCCGTTCCGCGCGATACAGGCACTGCAATGCAAGTTACCGCACAGGGCATCTCCGGCACCATCGGGGGTGGCACGCTGGAACATCAGGCCATTGCAACCGCCCGCAAAATGCTGGGCAAAGGACAGACGCGGCACAGTGAAACCCTGCCGCTGGGCCCCAACCTTGGCCAATGCTGTGGCGGGGTTGTAACCTTGCAATATACCGACGAGCCGCGACAAACGGATCAGATTCTGCCAGTGGCATGGCCGTCGGTTGCCATGCCGGACGAACCGCAGAAACTATGGCTTTGGGGCGCGGGCCATGTCGGGCGCGCCGTGGTGCGCGCCGCGCCGCCACGGGCCTTTGACATTCAATGGATTGACAGCGGGGCAGGCCGTTTTCCCCGACAGATCCCGCAACATGTCACCCCCCTGCCGACCAGCGATATGCCCCGTCTGGCGGCCCATGCGCCACAGGATGCACATCATCTGATCTTTACCTATGCCCATGACATCGACCTTGCGCTTTGCGCGGCCCTGCTCAAACGCGGGACGGCCAGCATTGGGTTAATCGGATCTGCCACAAAATGGGCCCGGTTTCGCAAACGGCTGATCGCAACAGGACTTGACCCCGCGCCTGTCACCTGCCCCATTGGGGACAAAGCCCTTGGCAAATCACCCGACCAGATTGCAAAAGGTGTGATCAAAGCTCTGCTTGTCTCGACCCAACCCAAGGCCCTTACATGA